In Thermosphaera sp., the sequence TCGGCCGCTGGCGATACGTTTACCCCTATGAGAGTGAGACTAGTCGGTGTGTTTCTCAATATCATCCTTGATCCAATATTTATTTTCGGATTGTTTGGATTTCCTCCGCTTGGGATCGCTGGGGCGGCAATCGCCACATTGTTGAGCGACCTGATATCCGGGATCATTTCCCTGGTACTTCTTTCCACCCGAGGAGTTCGAGGGGAAAAACTCGTGAAGAAGGATTTAAGCCCTGATTTCACGATTATTACTAAGTTCTTCAAAATCGGGCTTCCAATATCTATTTCGTCACTAAGCGACGCTGCAGGGTTTACTGTTCTAACAGGGATTATTGGTATGCTAGGCTCAAGCGCCCTGGCGGCTTGGGGAGTAGGAGATCGCCCATTCGGAGTCCTAGACATTATAGTGGGTAGCCTCCTCGCCGCTCTCTCAACTATAGTTGGGCAGAATTTGGGCGCCGGGAATTATCATAAGGCAAGGGATGCTGTTTTAAAAGCCGCACTACTCTCGATAGGGATAACAAGCGCGGGGGTTTTGTTTATGATAGCTTTCAGATATGAGGTTGCTAGCTTCTTCATACCAGGAGATCCTGAGGTGGTTCAGCATGCCGCCGACTTCATACTCCTCATGGGACCGTCAATAATTTTCTTCGTGATGCTTAGGCTGGCGTTCAGTGTTGCCCAAGGTTCTGGACACACCAGGCCGGTAATGTATATTTCTATACTTAGACTATGGTTTCTACGGAATATTTTAGCGTACTTACTTGGTCCAGGCCCTGTATCTTTAGGGGTGCCGGGATTATGGGCTGGCATGTCGCTAAGCAACATTATAACAGGGGTAATCTCTCTTTATTGGATACTCCATGGGAGATGGTTGAAGCCTGTCATTAAAGAATAGAAATCAATATTAGATAAGGAAATAATATCTCATTCCCAGGATCCTCATGAACGCTATCAACGTTACCAATCTAAAAAAGAAATACCGAGTAAGGGAGGGTTTGAGAAAAGTTAAGTACATCGAAGCAGTTAGAGACGTGACTTTTCGCGTTAGAAAAGGGGAGATCCACGCGCTTTTAGGTCCAAACGGTGCTGGGAAAACAACCATCATAAAAATAATATCCACGCTGCTTTATCCTGATGATGGAGTAGTTGAAGTAATGGGTTTAAACGTTGTTGAGAAACCCGAAGAAGTAAGGAGAGTAATAGGACTTGCTATAGACGTTTCAAAGGGATTCTATTCATCGCTGTCTGGGTTCGAAAATCTAGTGTTTTACGGTTTAATGAAGGGTTTATCGATGTCAGAGGCCAAAAGACGGGCCAAGGAAGCATTAAGCATTGTTGAACTTGATGAGATGGGAGCCTCCGACTCTCCTTACTTCACGTATAGCCTTGGCATGCGGGCAAGGCTTGCAATAGCCAAGGCTCTTCTCACAGATCCTGATGTCCTACTTCTCGATGAACCTACTCTAGGACTAGATGTTGAAAGCAGTAAACGTGTGAGAGAACTGCTTGTTAATCTCTCTAGGAAGGGAAAAACTATTCTAGTTACAGGACACAATATGCATGAAATAGAACTCATTTCAAACACTATCACGATAATAAATCAAGGTAGGGTGGTTTCAACAGGCACCTCAGATGAGTTGAAAACCAAGGTCGGACTACTCTATAGACTCATTCTCAGAGTCCCGGCAAGCGATGCCCGATTTTTGAGAGATTATTTCTCCAGCATAATGCCAGTTAAGGTTTCCAGCTCAGCGACCGACGTTAACGGGATATCGGAGTTAAACATGTTAATATCAGCTGAAAGGGAGGAAATAGTTGAGGCCTTGTTCAAGTCTTCCAAGGAGATGGGCGTTAAAATTCTAGATCTTCAATTAATAGAGCCATCGCTGGAGGACGCTTATCTAGCTATTCTTGGTGCTTCTAATGAGCGGTAAAGGAGTTTTCTACGCACTTATCTTCAGAGAAGTTGCTTGGTTTAGAAGATTTATCGGTGATTATGTAACGATCTGGCTTCTTCCAACACTATACGGTGTAGGAGTTATTTTCCTTCCTTCCATAATGGGGGGATTGGATTTTGTGCTGGAGAGAATGAGCCATGTTTTCAACCGCGAATTAACATTGACGGATGCCCTCGCATTCAGCTTAAGCCTCTCGGGAATCATAACAATTGTGGCTGTCAATGTCGGCGATATCCTTCAAACATTATACGCGGAGTTTAAACTTTATGGTTCCTCTTTAATGATATTGGAATCGACGAGTATACCGTCTTACGTCATAATTACCTCTCTTGTAAGACCCGTGATAATGACCCTCATGTCAACACTATATCTAGTCCCCACCCTCATTCTGATACTTAGAGGTAACGGGGTCCTTCTATACCTATATTTGCTCACACCCTTATTGGCATGCTCGGTGATATTGGGTCTTTTATCAGGCATTCTCGGGTCTGCAATAGTTTTCTATACAAACGTTAGGAGGCCGTGGAGTGTTTCAAACATAGTCGTTCCCGCACTCCTGGCAGGCTCTGGAATATATATTCCATTGAAACTCGTTCCCTTCCTCCTTCGCTTTTTCGCCCTATTCACACCTGTTCCCTACACAGTAGAGTTAATCCAGTCGTTATTACTTCAAGGCCTTTCACATGATTTCCTGGGACTCCTAGGAGTGATAACCGGGCTTTTCACGATTTACTATGTGCTCTCAATATGGGTTCACAAAACAGCTGAATTAAAGGTGAGAGGTGGTTGAGGAGATTAGATCGATACCTGAGACTCCTATATGTAGGAGCAATCCTCGTCAAGCTCCACCTTACTAGTTATCTCTCACTAATAGTGAACGTGATATTCTGGTCTATACTACTAATCATTCCAACCTCAATGTTCTCGCCAGACTTTTCTATTAGTTTGAAAACCTTCATTCCTGGGCTAGTAGCAATGAGTATAGCATCCATGGGATTATGGACGGGGACTGAGTTCTTACGGTGGATGGTTCATGACGGCTTAACCGACATGTTTCGGGAGAACGGTCTTGGGGTCTATCACTACATAGTATCCACACTCCCCACTGATGTAATACTACTTGGTATTATACCTTTATTGCTGTTAGGAGTAATTTCTAGTTGGTTTTTCGAGATAGATTATCTGTGGATTTTGACGGGTGATATGTTACCACTTTTGATGGGTGTGCTCTCTTTGATGATTGTTGAATTATTCTACGGCTCACTATCTGGGTATCTATACACTAAAACACGATTAAGTAGCTCTTGGACTGGGTTGCTTCAAATAATGGTCACAATAGGGACCGTGATACCTTCGAAGGCGTATCCAAACCCTTATCTTGCATTCGTTAATCCAGCAAGTCTATCTGCAGAGCTGTTGAGAGCCTCTTATGGAGTCTCTGGTATTGAGAGCTCCCATTTAGTTTTCATAACGTTACCCTTTATATTTTTCTACACATACCTAAGCAAACTATTCTCTAAATGGGCTGATGAATTGATGGCTAAGTATGGAGTAGAATACCGTTTCTAAGAAGGGAGTATAATCCGAGGTCTCGGTTTGAATTAGGTTTTTCAAAAGTCTCTTGTAATAATGCTAGTCAAATAAAAATTGTTTGAGGCATCTTAGAGAATAGGTGGTTAAATGAGTAATAAGGCAATAATATTCGATCTTGATGGAACCCTCGTGGATAGTGTCCCATTAATTCTGAAATGCTATAGTGAAGGGTTGTCAAAACACGGGATCACTCCTGTCAAAGAAAAGATACTCGCTCTTATGGGTCTTCCAACATTAAACGTAGTGCTTGAGTTAGTAGGCGGAAACATTAATGTTCGCATAGAAGAAGTGATTAAAGACATTTTTGACTGCTTCTCGAGAACCTGGATGAATGAATTGAGGCTGTACCCAGGCATCGAGGAAGTTCTCAACAAGCTAAGGGAGAAAGGGTACAAGCTGGGGATAGTAACCTCCTCGGAACAAGAGCACGCAGAGATAATGCTAGATTTTTTCAAGCTGAAAAAGTACTTCGACATTGTTCAAGGACGAGTTGATCACCTGAAACCCAAACCTTATCCCGACATGATTCTGTATGTTTTGAACCAGCTAAAAGTTGAATCGGAAAACGCACTCTATGTGGGAGACACTTTCCATGACTGCGTTGCATCGGCAAAGGCCAATGTAAAGTTTATCCTTGTTGAGAGGGGATGGGGAGGGAAATTCTTAAGAGGATGCCTCCCCTGGAAAATACTTAATGATCTCAAAGAACTCCTGGTACTTACTTAATATAACCCTTTGACCTGTACCACATGATGGTTTCTTCCAGTCCTTTTCTTAAATTGTACCTTGGAGAAAACCCGAGGAGCCTCTTGGCTTTTTCAATACTATAAGCTCTGTGTCGTGTAACTGAATCAACTATGCTCACCCTCATTAGCAAGTTGCTGGTCCCCGATAAAAGCGAGTAGAGATGAGTGAAGGAGAGAAAAAGTTTGGAGACTCGAGGACTAAGTGAATACCTAGGGGGCGGGTTTCCCGTAATATCCGACAAAATTTGGTAGACCTCATTATACGTGTAAGCTTTATCCTCTGAGACAATAAATGTCTGGTTTTCCGACTTATCGAATTTATCTAGAGCTAGTATGAAGCCCTCAGCAGCGTCGTCAACATGTGAAAACTGTATTAAAGTATCCCCTCGCCCTATCTTAAACTTCGATAGAAGACTTCGATTAGCGAAGGATGTAATGAACCAGTAAGAGACGTCATCAATGTTGCCCGGACCATATAGACCCGAGGGTCTGATTATAGTGTATGATAGCCCTTGAAGCCCTAATTTTTCCACCTCGCGTTCAGCAAGCAACTTAGAGCGTCCGTATTCAAATTGTGGTTTTGGAGGAGTATCCTCGTTCCCAGGCGGGTTTTCAACGGGTCCTATAGCCTCGGTTGAACTGCAATATATGAATCTCGATATTCCCTGCTTCAAAGCTAATTCAGCGAGAATCTTGGTGGCTTCAACATTGAGCTTGTAATACAGCTTCTTCTTTCCCGTAAAAGTGTAGTAAGCAGCTAAATGAATAATCACATCCGAATCTTTCACAACTTCATGAAACGTTGAGGGCTCATTAAGATCCATGTATACAGGTTTAACGTTTTTCTCCTCCAGGATTTTCTTACTCCTACTGTGGTAAGTGCCTTTGACACTGTAGCCCCTGCTCACTAGTTTTTCAATCACTCGAGCTCCAAGGAAACCCGTAGCACCGGTTACTGTTACTTTCAATTTGTTCTACCCGAGGAGAATTTAGTTATATTTAATAATTTTCCTTTTCTCCTAATGTACAAAGAGTAAGTGAAATAGCGAGGCAGGAACTCTCCATCATATGGCTCCACCGGAGTTCTCAGAAACGATTCTCCAATGGGAACTATCCTGTACACGCCAAACAAGGAGAGAGCTGAGATGGCCGAGGCATAGTTTTTATCGTTCAAACTCATTGCAACGGTCTGGAATTTGTCTACTCCCTGGTTCGCTAGTTCTTCCATTAAGGATGAGATAATCGTTTTAAGGTCCCCTATGTTTTCCACTACTAAGATTTCCGCAAATCTCTTTCTAAATCCCCAGTCATTCTTGAACTGATATGGATTGTTGTTGAAACGCCTCCACGAAGAGGTAACAGCTATCGTCCACGGGTTCTCGAGGTTTTTAGAATACAAAACATATGCTCCTTCCACCTCTAACCTCTTCCTCATTGAGATAAGATTATAGAGTTCTCCCTCTCCCACCTTCTTGGGGAATAATGCTCCCACCTCGTCCAGGAATTTACCCAGAACCTTAGCGAATTCCAAAGCCTTATTCGTTGAACCGATGAATATTACGTATGAAGGGGAGCTACATAGTTGCTGATCATAAATTACGATGTCCCATGCAAGCTTTCTAGCCAGTTCATCAGACGCAGAGTCCTCGTCGACTAGGGCTATTCCTGTTAATGGACCATTTATAACCAATCGAGGATGAAACGTGTTTCTAGAGATTTTTTCAATTATTACCTTTCGTCCCGGGTCTCCACCCCAATAATTAACAACGCCTATTCTTGTTTTAGTTAAAATGTAATCTAGGGCTTTGCTATCGTGTGCGAAATACGATATCAGTAATGCGGACATCATCTCTTCTGCTCCATCGACTTTGTCCTCGTGGACTTTTGAAAAAGCCTTGTAGAGCTCCGCTATTACTGAATAGTTGGCAGACGAGGGTCTCAGTATGGTAACATTGCCGGTTGCAAGAGATGTTGCTAAGGGTAGTGCGGCAGGTATCACAGTATTTCCTGATGAGATTATAAGGGAGGAGCCAACGGGTCTATTCCACAAGAATTCACCATCATCTACCTCGACTGGTTGATCTAGGCTTCTCCAGCCGCCTATTAATCCAGTGTCTAATAACCTCATCAAATTGTTTTCATTGAATACGTGATGAATAAATTCTAAATCTATCCGTATGTTCTCTGGGCTATATCCTGTAGATCTCGAAATGACTGGTATCAGTTTTTCCTCAATATACGGCAAGGTCTCCTGCCACAACTTTCCAACTTCTCCTAGTATGCTAATCCTTTTCCGAACTCCTAATTCCACTAGTTTTTGAGATACGGGCACAGCGTTTTCAACGAATTTTTCAATCCACGGGATTGTTGGTTCATATATTCCTTTATCTACGGGTTGCAACTCAATCTTAGAATAATACAATGGCCTAATCGGGTCTTTTCCTGTCTCCAACAATCATCATCTCCTCCAATGTTCCGCCACAGGCTCGCTGAAGCTCCCATCCTTCATCTCTTGAAAGCCTTCTAACATATTTGAACTCCTTCCCGTAATATCTGTCTGAAATCTCGTACTTCATCACATCACCTGGGAAAAATACTTCGAGCCAGGAGATTGCTAACGGGTCATATATCCCCAATATTCCTTCTCTTCCAGGCTCTTCTATGAGTCGTAAGGTCTTGGGATCAATTAGGAACACCTCTTGAAGGGGGTGAGGTATCTTGTTCATCACACCATAATAGTCAATCATTGCAGTCAAGGTTTCAGTCATTCCTAACACGTCCATGAATGGCGCAGGTTGCTCAACACCATTACGCCGTGCCTTGAAAAACCTCCTACTATAAACTACGAGTTCATCATAACCTGGTATGCTGAATCCTTTGCTTCCTCCTCCAGTCACAATGACTCCTCCCTCGCCTAAATCCACAGGTGGCAATCCGTAGATTAGTTTGCTTATAAGCTTTAATACCGGATTCATCTCGTTAAACTGCTTAGATAGCAGATATACCCCAGCCGGCGCAGTGAAGAAGAGTTTCGGCTCCTCTCTACTTTTGAAGAATTCCATTATAATTTTCTTGTTAGGAACGAGCTTTTTCCATTGAGAGCCGGTTGATTCCTCCTTTGATAACTCCATTCCATAGAGGAGAGGAATTCTTTTAGCCTGAAGCGCCAGATCCACAAATGCAACAAAGTTGAGCCTGCTTCTAAGCTCCCGCGCCGCCAGGAACAGCGCGATCCCCTCGCCCTGCTTCAACTCCCCACCATAGACGTACTCGAATAAGTTTACATTAGCCTTCGTCATCATAGCCAACTCTAGATATGTTCGAAAAACTCTTACAGGGACGTTGCTCGTCGTTCCACTAGATGAAAATGTAAAATGCCTCTCGCTCAAGACGTTATTGATCAAGAACTTTTTATATCCCTCTCCTCTCAACAAATCGGATGGAATAGCAAGCTTCACTAGATCCTCGAGCTCAGCTGACTCCGGGTAGATTTCTAGCCTAGAAAACAAATCCGAGTAAAAATCGCTCATATCGGAGAAGAACCTAAGAGAGCTCCTTAAAAGATCTCTCCTCAGAGAAGAAAGCTGATCAGGTGATTTCTTGAACAGGGTTTTATCCCCCGAAAGCTCCCATAGTTTTCGAACGTGTGGATGATTAAATATTGATGAACTTAATGCACTCTCCGTTATCTCGTCTATTGATGGTAGATCCTGCGGCGAACTCAATCATTTTCACCTTTGAAAATAAATGATTAATATTAATCATTCCACAATAAATAATTTTCCCCATCCGTGTACAGGTTTGGAGGCGAAGCATTCCAACACTAATCATCTTATACTGGAATTAGCTCTTCAAATTCAAGAATTTCATATTCAAACAAGGACGTGGCAAATATTTATAATCAGATCGATTTATTTATAATAAGTCACAATTAGAATAGTCCCTGGTGTTCCATGATGAAGGCACTCTCATACTTCATTATCATAATATTGATCCTGACCGTATCTACACCTGTTCTTGTCTCTAGCAACCCTAGCGAAATCTATATTCAGATCGAGGGGAGCCCCATTGATAACTTCTTCACTGGAACTATTAAGATATCTTATTCGGAAACCTCTGAAAACTACGTTGAAGTCAGCATCACGTTGCCTTTTGAAGGCGATTATAATATACTTAATATTACAAGTGACAATGGTGTGCTGATAACTGATTACCAGCTAATCAATAATACGTTATCATTTCTAGCTTACAACGCGTCAAAAGTTACAATATCATTTACCGTTGAAAACGTCTTCGAAGAAGCAGGAGTCGGAAGCTATACCACATTCCTGGACCTAACTAGATACTCGGGCTTAAGCGTTAATGTGAGTATCACCTTGGTTGGGACATATTACGTGGAAGGACCTTTCAATGTGAAGCATTCAAACGGTTATACAATCGTGACCCTCGATAAACCAGGATTTTATCCACTATCCATATCGATAAATCCTGAGACACAAACATCTCCAAGTGACAACCAAGGAAAACTCATACTCCTCGTTTCCATTATAGGAGGCGTCATTATCCTGTTAATCCTTCTATTTCTGTTTAGAAAACGAAAATAGTTTTTTCATAAGATTTAAAAACCTCCTCAATCATAGGGCAGTCAGGGATATTGCCTAGCCAACTAGAATTGATCAATAGGGTTTACTTTGAAAATCGCGTAAAACTGCTTGAAGATGAGGTATTTGAGCTTTTAAAATCCTATGGGATTCCTGTAGTACCTTACGAGGTGGCTAGAACAGTAGATGATATAAAAGTCTCCGCCGAGAAGATCGGTTTTCCACTAGTGATTAAAGTCATTTCGCCCGATATCATACATAAAACAGATATAGGAGGAGTGAAACTTAACATATGGTCCGTCGATGAAGCGGTTAAGTCTGCTAATGATATGATCAGTGAAATAAAGACCAAGTTCCCTGAGGCTCGTATAACCGGCTTTCTCCTTCAGCCGATGATGCCTAAGGGAGTCGAGGTAATAATCGGTGGCATTCACGATGCTGTATTCGGAAGCGTAGTAATGTTTGGTGCAGGAGGCATATTCGTTGAGGTTTTCAGGGATGTATCCTTCAGAGTAGCACCTTTAAGCGTGGATGAAGCGTTAGAAATGATTGAAGAGATCAGAACTTCACCTATATTGAATGGTTACAGGACTCAACCACCCGTGAATAAACATTCAATAGCAGAGATAATAGTGGCGGTGGGAAAAATGCTTGAGGACTATCCTGAGATAGAGTCCATGGACTTAAATCCGGTTTTCGCATACCCTAACGGGGCATACGTTATCGATGGACGAATAATATTGAGGAAAAAGTAGTAATTCGCGGGACAATCCCACCATTTTACGTACTAAGTCCTACGCATTCAACACTTTCTCCTTTAAAATAACCATCACCCATTATTTCAAAACGAGGTAGGTAAGGTGGAGAACAAAAGTCACGGCTACCAAGATTCAACCATGGTACCGAGTACCTCATGTGAGGGGGTTTCCGCCGAAATCAGGCAAGTAATTGTAAAAGAAAGTGATGTAGTAATCGTATTGCTGAATAAGATAGAAAACTATATTGCCTCAAGCAATTGGGCGAGAGCATCCTCTCTATCATACTGCGCTCTGCTCTGGTCTTGTGAAAAAACCTCTCACACCACTCGTAGACTAGTTAATGAGTTGATCTACGGTCCCTTGAGCTTGTCCGTAGAGGCCGTATTAGAATTTTTAAGTCTACTAAACAGAGAGGGTTTGCCTGACAAATGTATTGAATCCCTAGCAGGTATTCCACTCGGTATAATCTATAACCTACCAGTAGGGGACATACTTGATAATGAGACATTAAATAGTTCATTATTGGAGTTCATTGACAACCTGCTAGATTTGGTTTTAAATAGCAACACTCAGAAAGAAGTTCTAGAGGAAGTATATCGCGAAGTGAACACGTTCTTTTCAGAGTATTCAAAAATACTTGGAGGAAAAGGGTTGTCCTCCAAATTTAAGAAGCAGTTTGAGAGAATAGAGGATAAGTGGATTAGACTTGTGAACCTTCTCTCATTAAGTACCGATTACTAAAGCCCCAGGTTTAAGAGTATTTTATCTAGGACGGGGTTGTTCGATAAAGGCTTATACGGGAGGGCGATGAAGGGGTACTTCCTAACACACGTTACATCACTGCCTAGAATTATTGGAATATCGGAAAGGCTGAGGAATTCGCAGTCAATCTCTGAGTCTCCGGCAGCAATTGTAAGGTGGGAGTAACTTCTTAGTTTTTCAAGCACTTTGGAGACTCCTAATCCTTTACTTCCAGTTGAGACGTGTAAAACCCTCTTAGTCATGGACGTTTTAAGCCCTAGTTCCCTCAATCTCTGGGAGAGCCCTTTCAAGCAGTTCGCATCAGCTGAAAGAAATGCTTCGCTACATAATCTTTTAGTAGCTGCTAACGCCTCCTCGTAGGAGATGGTTAAGATGGACTTTAACTCCTCAGCTGTTAGTCTACTCATTCTACCAATTTTGCTACTACATGGATGGCTCTCTAAGGACAGTTCTATGATCTCGTCGATCTCACTCATCGGTTTGCACAGGATTCTCACATGATACCTATCCACTATGAAACTATGCGCTGTATCCGGGAGAAGCCATTCATTTAATGAACTTATTACACATCCTCCCTCGGAGATTACTATGGGGAATTCGAAGTTTAGCATTCTAGACAACAGTAGAACTTCGTCAAACGTTTTCATTGTGACAGGAATCACGAACGATTTCGCCTGAAGCCTCCGCAACAGAGTTTTCAACTCCTCTAAATTGTTACCATCACTTGAAACTAACGTATCATCTAAATCGGTGAAGAATAAAACTGCCGAAGTCATCATTTCACATACCTAGAATGGTTGTCATCTTACTTCTAGCCTGAAGCTCATCCAACATCCTACGAGGATTGATGTCCGGATAGGAGTAGTAGGTGGGTTTTGGTGGCTCTTCGCTAAGTCCGAGGTCTCTTAGCGTCTTAACAATGCTTTCCTTCAATTCCTGATCAGATAATTCCGAGTAGTAGAGCGTCCCGAGGCTTTCAGCTACCATTTCGAAAATGTGATGTTCACCTTTAACAGCATGGATGTGGGGATTCAAGGACTCGACTTGATAATACTCGATCGCCTCCGGCAGGGTGGGACAAACCCCCTTTTCAAGCCCCGCGTAGCAGAGCTCCAACATTTTAACAAGCTCTCCTGCTTCAACGGAGAAACCGGATGAGAATCCTATTATACGGGCAAGGTCAATACTCATAGCGTGTTCTCCACTATTACTCGTTTTAACTATATCGGTTTCATGTAACCGCCCCTTAGACAACATTTTATTGAATAGCCCGCTCACTAATCTTGAAACCCTGCCCATCCTTCGCAAGAACAATTCTCCATCCGCCCACCCCTTATACCCCCAGTGAACTCTAACGGTAGTATATTTGGACTCGCTGAGTGAAAGTATTGTATAGTATATCAACACATATTCTGTTACGGAACCGGGGATCAGATTATCAGCATCAACAAAACCTACATACTTAGCTCTAACAGCGTCTGCAACCAACGTTCCGAGGAGCATGGCCTCTCCTTTTCCATATTTGACAAGACCATTCTCATCGATGATCTCTGAAAATACCTCGCTTAGAAACTCTGCTAGAACAGGGTCCCTTTGATGAAGATGAAGTACAACGCGCCCAGTATGCCTATATATGTTTCTCACAATCGATCTTTCTTCGTTGAAAACGTTCAAAGGATACGTATTCGACGCTGAAACAATAATTAAAGGAGAGTCGTATGGAACCGCCTTCAAAACCTTCTCGAAAATAGATAAATCCTCGTTCTTGACTGGCACTACAATCGCTGTTGATTGCATTACCTCTTCAAGTTCTTTAAATGAAGATAGTGAAAGAGATTGCGAAAAACCCCTCCCAAAGCCAAACAAGTTAACGACCTTCATGGTGTCGTAAATTTTTAATGCGCCAAACACCTCGGATCTCAATGGAAGATTTATAAGCATCATTAACCCCCAATAACTCGCTCACATCAGATATCCTCACATAAAATATATATTTTGAAAAAACCCTAATAGGTTTCGGTGGAGAATCTGTGGATTACGGAAGCATCGTCCTCCAGGTACTACTCAGTGCAGGAATTGTCGCATTGTTAATAATCATTGGATACATTGCTGGCAGAATAGTTTACTACTTGTTTGTAAAAACTTTCAAACGCCTCGGTATAGATGACTGGTTTATGAAGTTTGGAATGGGAAAGGCCATTAGGAGGACCGGACTGTTCCCAGGAGAATTCTTCGGAAGTATTGGATCATGGATGGTGTACATCGCCTTTTCATTGTTAGGATTTTACATGGGTTTTCTGAACATGGAATTCACGGATGGTGCAGAACTCGCCAAGACCATGTTGACGGTTTATCTCTACGGCCTGGTTAAAGCATTAATCGTTATAATCATAGGATTCATTCTTGTTGACTCATTCGTCTCGTACGTCTATAGAAGTAGCGAGTTAAGAGCAGAGCTCAGATTCATAACCCCTGTTGCAGAGTATCTTAGGATACTATTCTATCTTGTTGTAGTAATATTTGCTCTGGAACAAGGGGGTATCGATGTTTCAATATTAACCACTTTGATCACACCTATTGTGTGGGGGCTGGCTTTTGCGATGATAGCCATAATAGTGATTCAATTAGTGGCCGATATCATGTCATCTCATAGAAAACAGACCTTAACAGAGTCTTGAAAAGAAACGCCAGCTCTTCAACCTCCCTCCTCATTATTAGAACAATAAGGTTTTTCAAACACGTTGAATATAACTACTGTATGGGAGTTTCGTTGAATATATACTACAATGAGTACAAGGCCAGGAAGGGCTTGTATAAGGTCAAGATGAGCGTTGACGAGAATAATCTGATTAGGGATGTCGTGATAATGGGGGACTTCTTCATCTATCCAGAGGACGTCATATGGGAGATTGAAAGCAGGCTGAAAGGAACTCGTTTCTCATACTCAGATATTGCGGAGAAGGTGACTAATGTTTTGAAGGAGAAAGACGCTGTTCTTGTAGGATGTTCGCTGGAAGAGTTTATTAAAGTTTTTACGGAGGCGAGGCCTGTTGAGTGAACTCAGAGTCGTCTTCACAGAAACGCCTGAAAACCCTTGGATGAATCTCGCGTGGGAGGAGGCCTTCTTTCAGAGTAGGTGTAACGATATCTCAGATGATGTTCTAAGGATCTGGCGTAATAAGAGTGCGGTAGTAATCGGGGTTTTCCAAAAGGCTTCAGAGGAGGTTAACCTTGAATTCGCCGAACAGGTTAAAGCGGGAGTCGTGAGAAGGTTTACCGGTGGAGGCGCAGTTTATCATGACCTTGGAAACATCAATTTCGCCTTATCAGTTAAACCACGCGGTTTAAAAGTCAGCGTCGACTATCTCTACGGGGAACTCCTTTACGGAGTGGTAAAAGCCCTTGAGAGGCTGGGGTTTAAACCAGAAGTTCAGAACGTTAACGACATAATCGTT encodes:
- a CDS encoding ABC transporter ATP-binding protein, which translates into the protein MRKVKYIEAVRDVTFRVRKGEIHALLGPNGAGKTTIIKIISTLLYPDDGVVEVMGLNVVEKPEEVRRVIGLAIDVSKGFYSSLSGFENLVFYGLMKGLSMSEAKRRAKEALSIVELDEMGASDSPYFTYSLGMRARLAIAKALLTDPDVLLLDEPTLGLDVESSKRVRELLVNLSRKGKTILVTGHNMHEIELISNTITIINQGRVVSTGTSDELKTKVGLLYRLILRVPASDARFLRDYFSSIMPVKVSSSATDVNGISELNMLISAEREEIVEALFKSSKEMGVKILDLQLIEPSLEDAYLAILGASNER
- a CDS encoding NAD(P)-dependent oxidoreductase, whose amino-acid sequence is MKVTVTGATGFLGARVIEKLVSRGYSVKGTYHSRSKKILEEKNVKPVYMDLNEPSTFHEVVKDSDVIIHLAAYYTFTGKKKLYYKLNVEATKILAELALKQGISRFIYCSSTEAIGPVENPPGNEDTPPKPQFEYGRSKLLAEREVEKLGLQGLSYTIIRPSGLYGPGNIDDVSYWFITSFANRSLLSKFKIGRGDTLIQFSHVDDAAEGFILALDKFDKSENQTFIVSEDKAYTYNEVYQILSDITGNPPPRYSLSPRVSKLFLSFTHLYSLLSGTSNLLMRVSIVDSVTRHRAYSIEKAKRLLGFSPRYNLRKGLEETIMWYRSKGYIK
- a CDS encoding MATE family efflux transporter, which gives rise to MDDKQWVVKQPVLKTMFRLGLPIGVTQALQVVYNLTDMYWLGRLGKESLAAVNATWPVIFLVIAGLAGLFQAGLTLISQFWGAGDYRNALKSGGQLLFIGSVIGVPIGLLSFFTIPLLLELLGIPSDVREGAVIYGRIFSLGFPIFGLMDTTLSIYSAAGDTFTPMRVRLVGVFLNIILDPIFIFGLFGFPPLGIAGAAIATLLSDLISGIISLVLLSTRGVRGEKLVKKDLSPDFTIITKFFKIGLPISISSLSDAAGFTVLTGIIGMLGSSALAAWGVGDRPFGVLDIIVGSLLAALSTIVGQNLGAGNYHKARDAVLKAALLSIGITSAGVLFMIAFRYEVASFFIPGDPEVVQHAADFILLMGPSIIFFVMLRLAFSVAQGSGHTRPVMYISILRLWFLRNILAYLLGPGPVSLGVPGLWAGMSLSNIITGVISLYWILHGRWLKPVIKE
- a CDS encoding aldehyde dehydrogenase family protein, producing MLETGKDPIRPLYYSKIELQPVDKGIYEPTIPWIEKFVENAVPVSQKLVELGVRKRISILGEVGKLWQETLPYIEEKLIPVISRSTGYSPENIRIDLEFIHHVFNENNLMRLLDTGLIGGWRSLDQPVEVDDGEFLWNRPVGSSLIISSGNTVIPAALPLATSLATGNVTILRPSSANYSVIAELYKAFSKVHEDKVDGAEEMMSALLISYFAHDSKALDYILTKTRIGVVNYWGGDPGRKVIIEKISRNTFHPRLVINGPLTGIALVDEDSASDELARKLAWDIVIYDQQLCSSPSYVIFIGSTNKALEFAKVLGKFLDEVGALFPKKVGEGELYNLISMRKRLEVEGAYVLYSKNLENPWTIAVTSSWRRFNNNPYQFKNDWGFRKRFAEILVVENIGDLKTIISSLMEELANQGVDKFQTVAMSLNDKNYASAISALSLFGVYRIVPIGESFLRTPVEPYDGEFLPRYFTYSLYIRRKGKLLNITKFSSGRTN
- a CDS encoding HAD family hydrolase, which codes for MSNKAIIFDLDGTLVDSVPLILKCYSEGLSKHGITPVKEKILALMGLPTLNVVLELVGGNINVRIEEVIKDIFDCFSRTWMNELRLYPGIEEVLNKLREKGYKLGIVTSSEQEHAEIMLDFFKLKKYFDIVQGRVDHLKPKPYPDMILYVLNQLKVESENALYVGDTFHDCVASAKANVKFILVERGWGGKFLRGCLPWKILNDLKELLVLT